In one window of Solanum pennellii chromosome 2, SPENNV200 DNA:
- the LOC107012026 gene encoding uncharacterized protein LOC107012026 — protein MGFTMGLNLLLLVAMVATNILSLYHLSSNIQSKPPVAPPVPDHLLHQLQTIRATINHLTRLQPPAPPSGKAKKSTVTIPSDLLLYTHLSPIASSCKDNPDLLHQYMSYTPFSLCPSDSSVAESLILRGCHPLPRRRCFSRTPSSIPTSLPKTPFSTIPEKALLWNNYTCKSFSCLSQSNPNLGFDMKVEQSRFLDFKSDLDLPIPQFLQLTKTSKSVIRLALDIGGGTGTFAAQMKLHNVTVVTTTMNLGAPYSETVALRGLVPLHVPLQQRLPVFDGVLDLVRCGHAVNRWIPVTMMEFLLFDVDRVLRAGGYLWLDHFFSKRADLEKVFQPLIWKLNYKKVKWTVANKNDASGVKNGEVYLTALLQKPLSR, from the coding sequence ATGGGATTCACAATGGGTCTAAATTTGCTTCTTTTGGTAGCTATGGTGGCTACCAACATTCTTTCTTTGTATCATCTCTCTTCCAACATCCAATCTAAGCCCCCTGTTGCTCCACCTGTTCCTGACCACCTTCTGCATCAGCTTCAGACTATACGCGCCACTATTAACCACCTCACGCGCCTCCAGCCTCCAGCTCCACCATCTGGTAAAGCTAAGAAATCTACAGTGACGATCCCTTCTGATCTCCTTCTTTACACTCATTTATCACCTATTGCTTCTTCTTGTAAAGACAATCCTGATTTGCTTCATCAGTATATGAGCTACACACCCTTTAGTCTTTGCCcctcagattcttcagtagctGAGTCTCTTATTCTTAGAGGGTGTCACCCTCTACCTAGGAGGCGCTGTTTTTCAAGAACCCCTTCTAGTATCCCCACTTCTTTGCCTAAAACCCCTTTTTCTACTATCCCTGAAAAGGCCTTGTTGTGGAATAATTACACTTGTAAGAGCTTTTCTTGTTTGTCTCAGTCTAATCCCAACTTGGGATTTGATATGAAAGTTGAGCAATCAAGATTCTTGGATTTCAAGTCAGATCTAGATCTCCCAATTCCACAGTTTCTTCAGCTAACTAAGACCTCAAAGAGTGTTATTAGGCTGGCACTCGATATTGGGGGTGGTACAGGAACTTTTGCTGCACAAATGAAGCTGCATAATGTGACTGTTGTGACTACAACAATGAATCTTGGTGCCCCTTATAGTGAGACTGTGGCACTTAGGGGATTGGTGCCTTTACATGTACCTTTGCAGCAGAGGTTGCCAGTGTTTGATGGGGTGCTGGATCTTGTAAGATGTGGTCATGCTGTAAATAGGTGGATTCCAGTGACCATGATGGAGTTCTTGCTTTTTGATGTTGATAGAGTGTTGAGGGCTGGTGGATACCTCTGGTTGGACCATTTCTTTAGTAAAAGAGCAGATCTTGAGAAGGTTTTTCAACCTTTGATCTGGAAATTGAACTACAAGAAGGTGAAGTGGACAGTGGCTAATAAGAATGATGCTAGTGGTGTGAAGAATGGGGAAGTTTATTTGACAGCTCTTCTTCAGAAGCCGCTTTCGAGATGA